A window from Primulina huaijiensis isolate GDHJ02 chromosome 11, ASM1229523v2, whole genome shotgun sequence encodes these proteins:
- the LOC140988865 gene encoding uncharacterized protein, whose product MYQLPSDADSVFMSSLGWSELTRRTCSSITEGMMYTGELVERTNDIRSIACQDLREGKALREQLQATIDEMKATHAKELSESQARGDELLKEKQEFLKEKHEFQRLTEDHVKENQRLKEELKNALAKASQIRRDLKDAKAQHASEASSFKEEFLKSEEFNEICASKAFHYLEVGFEGAVDLFKAQGYPPPGAPTDFIDIEGFIASLPPDS is encoded by the exons ATGTATCAGCTTCCTTCTGACGCAGATTCAGTGTTCATGAGTTCACTGGGGTGGTCTGAACTCACTCGCCGGACATGTAGCAGTATCACTGAG GGCATGATGTACACCGGGGAGCTGGTGGAGCGCACCAATGATATCAGGTCCATCGCCTGCCAAGACTTACGCGAGGGCAAGGCTCTCCGCGAACAGCTCCAGGCTACTATTGACGAGATGAAAGCGACACACGCTAAGGAGCTTTCGGAGTCCCAAGCTCGAGGCGACGAGCTTCTAAAGGAGAAACAAGAATTTCTGAAAGAGAAACATGAGTTTCAGCGACTGACAGAGGATCACGTAAAGGAGAACCAGAGGCTGAAGGAAGAGTTAAAGAATGCTCTAGCTAAAGCATCACAAATCCGTAGGGACCTCAAGGATGCCAAGGCGCAACACGCTTCCGAAGCCTCTTCATTCAAGGAAGAATTCCTCAAGTCAGAGGAGTTCAATGAGATCTGCGCCTCTAAAGCTTTTCACTACTTGGAGGTGGGTTTCGAGGGTGCAGTCGACCTCTTCAAGGCCCAGGGCTATCCTCCGCCAGGTGCACCTACTGACTTCATCGACATTGAGGGTTTCATAGCGAGTCTCCCCCCCGATTCTTAG